The Cyanobacterium sp. T60_A2020_053 DNA segment CAATATAGGTTTGATTTCCTTCTTGTAATTGTACCCAAGGCAAGTTAATTTCTCGATTATTAATTAAAGTTTTTTCTCCTTGTGTTAATACATTTAAAACCTCTTGACGGGCGCTGATCGGTTTAATAATTTCTCCGGTGCTAATATTAAAATTATTAATAGTGCTAAAAATTGATGTCAAAGAAGTAATTAAGAGAAGTTTTGTTAAATTAAGAGTAGTTTTTTTCATATTAAAAATAAGGAAAAAGTCTGAGAGTTAAAAAAGTTTATATTTACTGGATATATACCATTAAATTTATTAAGCTAGTGTATTCAAACCTTAGTTTTTTGTTAACTAAAATCTGATTTTTTCTTTCAATCAGACTTTTCAAACAGATTCTTAGTTCCGGCGAAAGCCTATGGGAGTTATCCCCGTGATTTTTCTAAATTGTCTAGTAAAATGACTATGACTATCAAAACCACATTCCAAAGCAATCTCAAGCAAAGACTGGTTGGTGTGTTTTAAT contains these protein-coding regions:
- a CDS encoding helix-turn-helix domain-containing protein, with the translated sequence MRGTLERAKERLKHTNQSLLEIALECGFDSHSHFTRQFRKITGITPIGFRRN